One window of the Acidiphilium multivorum AIU301 genome contains the following:
- a CDS encoding recombinase family protein, with amino-acid sequence MTSPKGRKNPVPGRLIGYARVSTEEQGTDPQLDELQAAGCADILEEHASGADRGRPVLARLLRTIQAGDTLVVVRLDRLARSVSHLLAVIEQLEDVGAHFRSLRDPIDTTTPQGMFSLQVLGAVAQLERALIAERTRAGLCAARVRGRIGGNPGLRARDPEAIRKIRKSRDAAYLDGILSQLDSWLPTVRRMRPDQPWGDVVRVLNRGQATPAHHASGRIWTVERLRRTVHRLVAEGLADRSLLGRAPPQRSDDRLVRLVAGIKTAAPGHTLQQIATQLEAMRERTPRGGTRWHPSSVRLLLIRAGRLGLLSA; translated from the coding sequence GTGACATCGCCCAAGGGCCGAAAAAACCCCGTCCCCGGCCGACTGATCGGCTACGCGCGGGTCTCTACAGAGGAACAGGGCACGGATCCGCAACTCGATGAGCTGCAGGCGGCCGGCTGCGCCGACATCCTCGAGGAACACGCCTCCGGCGCCGACCGCGGCCGCCCGGTCCTGGCCCGCCTGCTGCGCACCATCCAGGCCGGCGACACCCTGGTCGTGGTCCGGCTCGACCGCCTCGCCCGCTCGGTCAGCCACCTGCTCGCCGTCATCGAGCAGCTGGAGGACGTGGGGGCGCATTTCCGCAGCCTGCGCGATCCGATCGACACCACAACACCGCAAGGCATGTTCTCCCTCCAGGTGCTCGGTGCCGTCGCCCAGCTCGAGCGGGCCCTCATCGCCGAGCGCACCAGGGCGGGTCTGTGCGCAGCCCGGGTCCGTGGCCGCATCGGCGGTAATCCGGGCCTGCGCGCGCGTGACCCGGAAGCCATCCGCAAGATCAGAAAGAGTCGCGATGCAGCGTATCTCGACGGCATTTTGAGCCAGCTCGATTCCTGGCTGCCGACCGTGCGTAGGATGCGGCCCGACCAGCCGTGGGGGGATGTTGTCCGGGTTCTCAACCGCGGACAGGCCACACCAGCACACCACGCTTCCGGCAGAATCTGGACCGTCGAGCGACTGCGCCGCACCGTCCATCGGCTCGTCGCTGAAGGTTTGGCTGACCGTAGCCTACTGGGCCGAGCTCCTCCACAGAGGAGTGACGATCGGCTGGTACGCCTGGTTGCCGGCATCAAGACGGCGGCACCCGGCCACACCCTGCAGCAGATCGCCACTCAGCTCGAGGCCATGCGTGAGCGCACCCCTCGGGGTGGCACGCGCTGGCATCCATCTTCGGTCAGGCTCTTGCTTATCAGGGCCGGACGTCTCGGCCTCCTTTCAGCCTGA